aatttttttccacgttttgaatcataactttttactcgtacatattttgtttagacatatataacaaaacttgtacagtttattgagatctttcgtgccatatcaagaaatgggcccatgggcctcatggctcgcctgaacaattgaatttctgttacaatgattaacttttttctcacgaaacgtttgataagacatgtagaataaaagttgttcagttttgcaagttctatctaatgatatctaaaaataggcctccgggcgtcatggctcgcctgaacagtggaatttgtatcacaattaataacattaataactttttcctcgagaaacttttgacaagacatgtagaacaaaagttgttcagtttcgcaaacgttaactaacgatgtcaagaaataggcctgcgggtctcatggctcacctgaacagttgggttattgttgcaatctataacatttttgtcaagaaacttttaataagacatctagaacgaaagttgttcagatttgcaagatctttcgaacaacatgatgaaaaaggccaacgggcctcatagctcgcctgaagagtttgattagtgtcacaatcaataacttttttctggagaaacttttgataagacatgtagaacaaaagttgttcagtttcgcaagcgttaactaacgatgttaagaaataggcctgcgggtctcatggctcacctgaagagttgggttattgttgcaatctataacatttttgtcaagaaacttttaataagacatctagaacaaaagttgttcagttttgcaagatctttccaacaacatcatgaaaaaggccaacatacctcatggctcgcctgaacagtttgttagtgtcacaattactaacttttttctcgagaatcttttgataagacatgtggaataaaagttgttcagttttgcaagatctttcaaacgatatcaagaaaaaggctcacgggccttatgactcgccttaacagtctgataaatgtcgcataactttatactcgtaaatattttgtttagagatatataacaaaagttgtacagtttattgaggtctttcgtgccgtatccagaaatgggccaatgggcctcatggctcgcctgaaccattggatttctgttacaatgattaactttttcctcacgaaactttgataaaacatgtagaataaaagttgttcagttttgcaagttctatctaatgatatttaaaaaaaggcCTCCGTGCgttatggctcgcctgaacagtggaatttgtatcacaattaataacattaataacttttttctcgacaaacttttgacaagatatgtagaacaaaagttgttcagtttcgcaagtgttaactaacgatgttaagaaataggcctgcgggtctcatggctcacctgaacagttaggtttttgttgcaatctataacattgtagtcaagaaacttttaatgagacatcaagaaaaaggcccacgggccttatgactcgccttaacagtctgataaatgtcgcaatcaataacttttttcttaagaaaatttccataggacatgtagaacaaaatttgttcagttttgcgagatatatctagaaagatataaaaataggcctccgggcggcatgactcgcctgatcagtcgaatctgtatagcagtaaataacattattaacttttttctcgaaaaaaagctgacccctttaattagttgccgagaggtagagagagtctttaatttataacatttaaatatcaatatttgtaaaacattaccaaagctaaattgtacgtttagacaatatatttgtatcattatttatgaacgataatgtcagtcaaattcttatctaatcacatctaaatttggacggaagacccactcgttgctcgcaacgagatcgaatctagttattattctttttctccggtacttttttgtccggtagtgttctcagaaactacaaaagggatcgatatgaaactttccaggatgatagtatagcgtttgtagatgtgcatagtgatagtcattttgtttgcacgtgcatgcacgcgcgcgcacgtgcattgcaattttggtacaaaaaatggaaaatcagaatattgaaggaagcgatataaaacctaaataggatgatagtatatcatttgtacatatgaaaaataatagttattttgccagcacgcgcacgcatgcgcgtgcacgagcattacaaaatttgtacgctaactttgcaatcagtctaacttttttgttgttcattgaaatggcttgaaattcatatcataggtagatattgagacccttaactgatttacatggtcaaaattaccaatttgcacgcgcatgcacgtgcgcttcattttgattggataatgctaaaacgtttgtaactctcttatttatgaagcgaatgagatgatattcacagcatatgtagacaatatgtgtatctatatgttggtgcaacaaaaaatgccaacgcacacgcgcatgcgcgtgcaacgttttttaaatgttcaatttttaaaggacgataacgtttttgtttttcatcaaattctattcatattaggggtttagatgtatcttggtactccttacaaattgctgtggttagaattactgctcagcacgtgcatgcacgtgtgctgatttctgattggacgattttaaaatcgctataacttccttatatttggtggaaacgttatgaaattcatactgtgggtatatgatacaaatgcctgttgaacgacatcaacaaaaattcggaatcatacacgcatgcgcgtgtatgcacgtgtaatgctttctttcatttcttggtactgaaatgaccatattaaacgtactacatgtaattaaaggctaaaataaaatgattttttgctatagattcacaaggacatcacattttatttgggggaggtttggggaacatatgtaacggtccccgttacaattagaactagttatttttattattctttttctccggtacttttttgtccggtagtgttctcagaaactacaaaagggatcgatatgaaactttccaggatgatagtatagcgtttgtagatgtgcatagtgatagtcattttgtctgtacGTGCacgcacgcgcgcgcacgtgcattgcaattttggtacaaaaaatggaaaatcagaatattgaaggaagcgatataaaacctaaataggatgatagtatatcatttgtacatatgaaaaataatagttattttgtcagatatatttctgatatatttaaatggttttcgtaggaacagaaagctctttaccggaagtggtctaacggaagacctactcattactagtaatgagtttctagttattattaaggtcttccgtttccaacggaagaccttctagtgattctactgtttttccttattattaaggtcttccgtttcaaacggaagaccttctagttattattgttattatttttttttccctttcgtctccgagaccgttggatggattttcctgaaactttcacaggttatagggaacgatggtacctcgaggcatttttttcattttttcaaaattcacttccgttcgtcagatacgtccgattttccggtttttgaaagaaactttgtccgggggtaaacttgaaaaccactaaagataatcgaatgaaactttcagggatgatagatctatattctctatagtgcatgcacgtaatattttttgtcgccgtcacttccggtcgtcaccggaagtgatcaaataaatcatcaatttcaaacttttttctttcaaattgaaacctactttggtttactatatctcgttctaattctcaaaaaatgttgaccccaccggaagttgaatctccaacttccggttatatcaaagaaagactattcattctctcatttttcagtgccataaatctcggtcatgaaactagttaatgagttgagttttacatatattatagtcactataaatgtctagagcaacgtcaaatatttttgtaaaattcacttccggtcggcaaatacggcttatgagctgttttcgttgtcaatcgtttttctcagaaacggtaaaagatagagtcaccaaaatttcagagttaatagatctcactttgtaagggtgcagtaggggggtaagaatgtctATAATTAAAGCATGGAACACGATCTTTCAACAGTCTTTAAAATGTTAAGCATAAAATATTACACATGGCTTGAATAAATGGCTAGCGTCCTCGTCGCGGTGCCGGGCGTCACACCTTCACATCGTTAGCCTCCTTTCCTACACCACCAATTAAATTGACGTTCATTTATAACGGTGATGCCTTTTTGATATATACAAAAGTGCTACAAAAGTGAACGTGTGATGGCAGATAGCCATTTGTCCCAGTGGACTGGAAAATTTtgttacaatatttatttgttgttttatgcCCCCATggaaagttttacatttgatttGACACAGTGATCGAAATTCGAACCGGGCTTTCCGAAACGAGTGATATAACCACCAGGCCACAAAGTGTCTTCATGATTAGAACAAATATAACATCGGTCACAAAAACGAAGATCTGTATGCAGTCGATGATTTATTAGTACCTAACATGCAAATGTTAAGTGCACATTATTTCTTCTTGCGTAAAATGGTATCTAACATCTGTTTCTTATTTCAGGAAATGGACACAATTGATGCTACTCTGTTGCAAATTGTTGGGCTGTCATATAAGATGCAACAAGAAGGAAAGATTAGTGCTACACATATGGCAATGTTAAATACACTCTCTGAGAAAGTGACAAAggaaatcaatgaaataaagAGTGAATTCAAAGTACTTGAACGAAAATTGACAGCTTCCAGAAAGAATGAAGCTTttctgaaaagaaaatttaaggaggaaAGAAAGGAGGTAGAGGCTTTGAAAGCTAAAAACCAGAAACTAGAAGAAGAGTCATCCACTCTCCAATCTCAATGCCAGGACCTCAAGAAGGAGCTAGATTCCAGCTGGCTGGAAGACGTTAGTGTCGGAGACGAACATACACTACTAGAAAATAGAGGAACAGGAAATGGGAGGAAAATAAGTGAAAAGGAAGACATTTGATATGTGAAGGACAAACAGAACAAGAAACAGACAGAAAACAATGACCATGACTTTGTACACTATACTGTATTTTTGCTATGTATCTGAAATGTATTGGCATAATCTTTATCAAACAAGATTTAGTGTTTTgacataaatatttttgaacaaaccaagatatatctatattttagaATTGTAGTTGTCAATTTTTGTAGTAGACTAATAGCTTTCAGATTTATAAAGCTTCTCTGAAATACATTAACGAATATAGTCTGTCAAATAAATTTCCTATAATACATTATTCTTTTAAATGACGGAGTATTTCAGAGCAGCTTTAGGAGACACGCGTACATTGTGAGTGTCTCCATTAAGGAGGAAAATtacaataaagattttttttcaggTAGAGCCACACGAGTATGACCAAAAGAAAGAAATCCTACTCTGGTAGAGGGAAAAGGGATAAAGACAAGAAAAGAAAACGTGAATTACGGGATGGTGCCGCTCCCAAACAGAAGCCGACAGACAGTGTTAGTGCCCAACGAAAAACACATGAACATGACTTTAACATTGAACTTGCACATCCATCAATGTTTCATCAGACATCTCCAGATGGGAACTGCTTTTTCAACGCCTTATCATTTGCACTCACTGGGACAGAAGATCACCATTATGAATTTAGAACAAATTTATGCAATTACATTGCTATGCATGCACAAGACTTGCGGGCATTTCTGCCACCTTCCTTTAAAGGTGATGCACAGCGATATTTGATGAAAACATCGATGAGAACCTGTGGGACTTGGGCGACAGAAACAGAAATATTTGCAGCTGCTTATATGTTAAACatgaacatttatatttacACGAAGTATGGGTGGCAGTGGCGTTGGATTCAACATTGTCCAAATCAAGATGAAACTGTTGGAAATATATACCTTTATCATCGCAACTTGAACCACTATGATGTCGTTCTCGGTGTCCAACAGCAAAACATTAAAAGCCTGAAACGAAGACAAATGTATTTGGAATGTAAAGAGAATGTGAAGAGACGTGAAAAATTTAACTACCACAATGATTTTACTCACAGAGAGACAAAGAAAACTCGACAGAAAGAAAATTATCACAAATATTCAATGTTAAGAGATAATGTGAAGGAAAGAAACAAAAACTATGGTCATAAGAAATACAATTCAAATGAAGCCTACAAACACAATAAAAAAGTGTccgttttaaaaaatgaaaaccgAAAATAtcgtgaaaataaagaatttcaGGGAACCAAGATAAAAGCATCGAATGTAAAATACAGAAACAACAAAACCACAAGAAACAGAGTGAAAGATGCCTCCAAAGAAAAATATCGACAAAACCTCGGCTTCCAACAGCACGTGAAAGATGCCTCCAAAGAAAAATATCGACAAAACCTCGGCTTCCGACAGAGCGTGAAAGATGCCTCCAAAGCAAAATATCGACAAAACCTCGGCTTCCGACTGAGCGTGAAAGATGCCTCCAAAGCAAAATATCGACAAAACCTCGGCTTCCAACAGAGCGTGAAAAATTCCTCCAGACAAAAATACCAGCAAAATTTTAACTTTAGGCAAAGCGTGAAAAACTActccattttgaaatataaagaaaataaatatttccgACAAATTGTTCGGGCTTCCTCCTTAAAACGTTATGCATCATCGCCTCTTTTTCGCTATAATCTAAAGAAGAAACTTCTTCAACAATATCACAGTTATCCAAGCATACAGTTAAAGAAAAAACAGTCAGTGAAAGAAAGGAGGAAGTTATTACAAAGTGCACTAAAAACGTTCCTCCATAACATCAAGCAAACACCAGTATATCCATGCATTGTCTGTGCGAGAAAACTGTATAAATCTCAGGTAAAACATTGCAAAAGATCAAAATATCTAGATGGAAAGCACCCAGATAATGCAAAGAAGTGCTTGATTGGACAATATACTCGGGATTCTAAAGAATGGATATGTACTACATGTGACAGACATTTATGCTCCGGCAACACTCCACCTCAGTCGCTTGCAAATGGTTTACATCTTAAGGCACTTCCTGAAGAATTGAGCACTCTTAATACCCTTGAAAGACAACTTGTTGCTCTTCGTATTCCATTCATGAAGCTTCTTTCATTGCCAAGAGGTGGACAGAAAGGAGTAAAAGGCCAGATTGTAAATGTACCATCAAATATCAATATCGTAACATCTTCACTGCCTAGAACAATATACGATGCTCAGATGGTAACGGTAAAGCTTAAACGAAAGTTCTCTTACAAAGGTCATCACCAATACGAATGGGTTAATCCAACAAAAGTTGTATCAGCAGTAAAATATCTCGTGAAGAACAATAAATGGTACTCCAATATAACCTTAAACGACAATTGGTTCGATTCCAACATTGATTCGGATGTAATAATGACTGACGCACAAAATGATAGCACAGACGAAGAAATTTCTGCAGAAGACTCAAAACAAGATAATGTACAGGCTCATCCTGTAGAAACATGTTCAGAACCACTTGATTTGGGACAGGAATATTTAGATACCAACAGTAATGTACTTTGTTTGGCCCCTGGAGAAAACCAGACACCTCAGAGTATTTTTCAAGAAAAAGGAGCAGATGCAATGGCATTTCCAGCCCTTTTTCCAGATGGAAAATGTGGATTTTTTTCATCAGAGGCCACTCAAACTTTCGCCAACAAAATACTTCAATGCACGTTTGTTTTGTGCCGACGACCGATTTGCAAAAGATAATCAATATATCTTTTACGCTCAATTCATGATAGAAATAAACAACATCAAATCAAACATCTCAATTGCTTTGCGTAAGGGAAAAGAAAAAACAGATGATGGAAAGAAAGTAACGGCTTCAATGCTCACCGACGCAGAAAATTTGCAACACATTTTGAAATCCGATTCTGGATTTCGTTTTCTGCAACCTGTACGTGGATCTCCACCATATTGGCAGAGGACTATGAAAGATTTATATGCAATGATCCGTCAATTAGGAATACCAACATGGTTTGCTACATTTTCGGCAGGAGAAACAAGATGGGATGAGACTATGGATGCTCTGAAATCCCAAAATGATAAAAGAGCGACAAAAGACATTGAATGGACAGAAAAATGCCATATCATAAGGGAAAATCCAGTAATGTGTGCAAGATTGTTTAATAATCGAGTTCAACGACTCTTCACCGATCTCATAATGTCACCAGCAAAACCAATTGGAGAGGTAGTAGATTTTTTTATAGGATAGAGTTCCAACAGCGTGGATCCCCACATATCCACTGTTTATTATGGGTGAGGTATGCACCAAAACTTGAAAGCACTGACgatgaaatatgtaattttgtggACAAATACATATCATGTCGATTACCAGAAAAAGAAAGATTCCCAAAACTTTACGAGATTGTAAATGCTGTTCAGGTGCACAATAAATCTCATACAAAATCatgcaaaaaaaattcaacaacaTGTAGATTTAACTTCCCAAAACCACCAATAAAACAGACGTTTATTGCTAGAGTTGTTGAAGAGAAAGATATCAATGTTACTGATAAATGCACGAATATGCCTACTCTTGAACAGATTGATAACATATGCAAGGGCGCATCAGACAAATCTCCCAAAATGAAACTGAGGGACGTAAGGAGCGCTATCAATTCTTTAGAAAATGAGGAAATTGTAGTACTagatgaaattttgaaaacttgCAATATTACATACTCCGAATTTGTTGACAGCTTAAAAGCTACAGCAACGAGAAATTCCATTTTTCACAAAAGAAATTTATCAGATACCTGGGTGAACAATTATAACCCAACCCTTCTCAGAGCTTGGAATGCCAATATGGACATTCAGTATGTAATGGATCCATACTCATGTGTAGCCTATATACTCTCCTACATCAGTAAAGCGGAAGCAGAAATTGGTGAACTACTTGCAGCTGCAAAGAAAGAAGCGC
Above is a genomic segment from Ostrea edulis chromosome 3, xbOstEdul1.1, whole genome shotgun sequence containing:
- the LOC125674361 gene encoding uncharacterized protein LOC125674361; the protein is MTKRKKSYSGRGKRDKDKKRKRELRDGAAPKQKPTDSVSAQRKTHEHDFNIELAHPSMFHQTSPDGNCFFNALSFALTGTEDHHYEFRTNLCNYIAMHAQDLRAFLPPSFKGDAQRYLMKTSMRTCGTWATETEIFAAAYMLNMNIYIYTKYGWQWRWIQHCPNQDETVGNIYLYHRNLNHYDVVLGVQQQNIKSLKRRQMYLECKENVKRREKFNYHNDFTHRETKKTRQKENYHKYSMLRDNVKERNKNYGHKKYNSNEAYKHNKKVSVLKNENRKYRENKEFQGTKIKASNVKYRNNKTTRNRVKDASKEKYRQNLGFQQHVKDASKEKYRQNLGFRQSVKDASKAKYRQNLGFRLSVKDASKAKYRQNLGFQQSVKNSSRQKYQQNFNFRQSVKNYSILKYKENKYFRQIVRASSLKRYASSPLFRYNLKKKLLQQYHSYPSIQLKKKQSVKERRKLLQSALKTFLHNIKQTPVYPCIVCARKLYKSQVKHCKRSKYLDGKHPDNAKKCLIGQYTRDSKEWICTTCDRHLCSGNTPPQSLANGLHLKALPEELSTLNTLERQLVALRIPFMKLLSLPRGGQKGVKGQIVNVPSNINIVTSSLPRTIYDAQMVTVKLKRKFSYKGHHQYEWVNPTKVVSAVKYLVKNNKWYSNITLNDNWFDSNIDSDVIMTDAQNDSTDEEISAEDSKQDNVQAHPVETCSEPLDLGQEYLDTNSNVLCLAPGENQTPQSIFQEKGADAMAFPALFPDGKCGFFSSEATQTFANKILQCTFVLCRRPICKR